The Desmonostoc muscorum LEGE 12446 genome includes a region encoding these proteins:
- a CDS encoding NAD(P)H-quinone oxidoreductase subunit H, producing the protein MTRLETRTEPMVLNMGPHHPSMHGVLRLIVTLDGEDVVDCEPVIGYLHRGMEKIAENRTNVMYVPYVSRWDYAAGMFNEAVTVNAPEKLAGVAVPKRASYIRVIMLELNRIANHLLWFGPFLADVGAQTPFFYQFREREMIYDLWEAATGYRMVNNNYFRVGGVAADLPYGWVDKCQEFCDYLIPKIDEYERLVTDNPIFRRRVEGIGTITREEAINWGLSGPMLRASGVKWDLRKVDHYECYDDFDWDVQWETAGDCFARYVVRMREMRESVKIIRQAIKGLPGGPYENLEAKRLAAGKKSEWDAFDYQYIGKKVSPTFKIPKGEIYARVESGKGELGIYLVGDDNVFPARWKIRAADFNNLQILPHLLRGMKVADIVVILGSIDVIMGSVDR; encoded by the coding sequence ATGACCAGACTAGAAACCCGCACTGAACCGATGGTGCTAAACATGGGGCCACACCACCCCTCAATGCACGGGGTTCTGCGGCTAATTGTCACCTTGGATGGCGAAGATGTCGTTGACTGTGAACCAGTGATTGGCTACCTGCACCGAGGAATGGAAAAAATTGCTGAGAACCGCACCAACGTCATGTACGTCCCCTACGTTAGCCGCTGGGACTACGCTGCGGGAATGTTCAACGAAGCCGTCACCGTCAACGCCCCGGAAAAATTAGCAGGTGTAGCTGTCCCCAAACGCGCTAGTTACATTCGCGTCATCATGCTGGAGTTGAACCGCATCGCTAATCACTTACTGTGGTTTGGTCCCTTCCTCGCGGACGTTGGCGCTCAAACTCCCTTCTTTTACCAATTCCGGGAACGGGAGATGATTTATGATTTGTGGGAAGCCGCCACAGGTTACCGGATGGTGAATAATAATTACTTCCGCGTCGGTGGCGTGGCAGCTGATTTGCCTTATGGTTGGGTAGATAAGTGTCAGGAATTCTGCGATTACTTAATACCCAAAATTGATGAATACGAACGCTTGGTGACAGATAACCCCATCTTCCGGCGACGTGTTGAAGGTATCGGCACCATCACCCGTGAAGAAGCAATTAACTGGGGACTTTCTGGCCCAATGTTACGCGCATCCGGTGTGAAATGGGATTTGCGGAAAGTTGACCACTACGAATGCTACGATGACTTCGATTGGGACGTGCAGTGGGAAACTGCCGGTGATTGCTTTGCCCGTTACGTGGTGCGGATGCGGGAAATGCGCGAATCTGTGAAGATTATTCGCCAAGCAATCAAAGGACTTCCCGGCGGCCCTTACGAAAATCTCGAAGCTAAGCGCTTAGCCGCAGGTAAAAAATCTGAGTGGGATGCCTTTGATTATCAGTACATTGGTAAAAAAGTTTCCCCCACCTTCAAAATTCCCAAGGGTGAAATCTACGCCCGTGTAGAAAGTGGCAAAGGTGAACTCGGAATTTATCTCGTAGGCGATGATAATGTCTTCCCTGCACGGTGGAAAATTCGCGCTGCTGACTTCAACAACCTCCAGATTCTCCCGCATTTACTACGGGGGATGAAAGTCGCAGATATCGTGGTCATTCTCGGTAGTATTGACGTGATTATGGGTTCTGTGGATAGGTAG
- a CDS encoding glycosyltransferase family 4 protein, with product MKILLTQLISYIPTVTGANKANRLLIEELARNHACQVVAPAINNIQELNPKTKTQSREKLLKELETHNISITASYDAAEIYHHKGVEVHALMDNNQLFTYLKNQIKEFQPTWTLVATEGSLQGLLMAALKTSPNRVIYVVQTTIMLPFGPDSICPSPTLTEMLRQAAGIITISHYLKEYIWKWGKMKSEVVNLPVYGSGPFPYFGCFEQGYVTIVNPSVLKGISIFLELAKKLPNIPFAAVPGWGTTDADLAALKQLPNVKILSWVENIDEIFAQSRVLLVPSLWSEARGYVVTEAMLRGIPVLGSNVGGIPEAKLGIDYVLPVNQIQKYYEESPNKDTPLIPIVPPDQDIEPWYQALQKLLSDSDHYEQLSKASRIAALEYLDNCSIEYIEQYLETLSPNTTRKHDSSTQTYSLLELAENLPPQHRALLALGLMNKNKIASLMNGKQLAAAQQAGFETKESYVAPRTSIEMILAFLCADMLDLERVSIYDNLLDLLGNIITPNQFLSRVNEVFELEISRLVMFGVIVPNVAEIADVIVRYQIEKADPTVLAANLEQLKDLPNEEIEVLVANEIY from the coding sequence ATGAAAATTTTGCTCACTCAACTTATATCTTACATTCCTACAGTCACCGGCGCGAACAAAGCTAATCGGCTGCTAATAGAAGAACTAGCACGAAATCATGCTTGTCAGGTCGTGGCTCCAGCAATCAATAATATACAAGAGTTAAATCCTAAGACAAAGACTCAAAGTAGGGAAAAGCTACTCAAAGAGTTGGAAACTCATAATATTAGCATCACTGCCTCTTATGATGCAGCTGAGATATATCATCACAAAGGTGTCGAAGTACATGCATTGATGGACAATAACCAATTGTTCACTTACTTGAAGAATCAAATTAAGGAATTTCAGCCAACATGGACGCTTGTTGCTACGGAGGGTTCACTACAAGGGTTATTAATGGCTGCTCTTAAGACCAGCCCCAATCGAGTTATTTATGTGGTTCAAACCACCATCATGCTGCCCTTCGGGCCGGATTCAATCTGTCCCAGCCCAACCCTAACAGAAATGCTCCGCCAAGCGGCAGGCATTATCACTATCAGCCACTATCTCAAAGAATACATCTGGAAGTGGGGCAAGATGAAATCAGAGGTAGTAAATTTACCAGTGTATGGCTCTGGGCCGTTTCCTTACTTCGGATGCTTCGAGCAGGGATATGTCACAATAGTAAATCCTAGTGTACTTAAAGGCATCTCCATATTTTTAGAACTTGCTAAGAAGCTGCCCAATATCCCTTTTGCGGCAGTGCCAGGTTGGGGGACAACAGATGCCGACCTCGCTGCCCTAAAGCAATTGCCTAACGTCAAAATACTGTCATGGGTTGAAAATATCGACGAAATTTTTGCCCAATCCCGCGTTCTGCTTGTGCCATCTTTGTGGTCTGAGGCAAGAGGTTATGTGGTTACGGAAGCTATGCTTCGTGGCATTCCAGTACTAGGCAGTAATGTAGGCGGAATCCCAGAAGCAAAACTAGGGATTGATTACGTCCTACCTGTAAATCAAATTCAGAAATACTACGAAGAATCTCCCAACAAAGATACACCGTTAATCCCAATAGTGCCACCAGATCAGGACATAGAACCCTGGTATCAGGCACTCCAGAAATTGCTCTCAGATAGCGACCACTATGAACAACTGTCAAAAGCATCGCGGATAGCGGCGTTGGAGTATTTAGATAACTGTTCAATCGAATATATTGAACAGTATTTAGAGACTTTATCTCCAAATACCACCAGAAAGCATGACAGCAGCACCCAGACATACAGTCTTTTGGAGCTAGCGGAAAATCTTCCACCCCAGCACCGCGCTTTACTGGCGCTAGGACTTATGAACAAAAATAAGATCGCCTCTTTAATGAACGGTAAACAGCTGGCTGCTGCTCAACAGGCAGGATTTGAAACAAAAGAAAGTTATGTAGCTCCTCGCACTTCTATCGAAATGATACTGGCTTTCCTTTGTGCAGACATGCTTGATCTAGAACGAGTGAGTATTTACGATAACTTATTAGATTTGTTAGGAAATATCATCACGCCAAATCAGTTTCTCTCTCGTGTCAATGAAGTCTTTGAGTTAGAAATATCCAGACTAGTCATGTTTGGGGTTATCGTACCCAATGTGGCAGAGATAGCGGATGTGATTGTGCGATACCAAATTGAAAAAGCAGACCCTACGGTACTTGCGGCCAATTTAGAGCAACTCAAAGACTTGCCAAATGAAGAAATTGAAGTGCTAGTTGCTAACGAAATCTATTGA
- a CDS encoding Eco57I restriction-modification methylase domain-containing protein, whose protein sequence is MFFESFAKPEIERDLSVQELVGKVKYLNGGLFLKHHIEEKYQISIVDEAFPQVLDLFGRYSWNLDDTPEGKDDEINPDVLGYIFVKYINQKAFGAYYTRPQITEYLCDRTIHKLIVDRVNDALSDKYKPFEDINELFIKLDTNVCRLLMEDILPNLSILDPACGSGAFLVAAMKTLIQVYSNVLERGGFDAIITNPPWEIFKPQAKEFFAQHNELVTKNKMDIKDFEKEQNKLLQNPIIASTWLEYQSQYPYVSAYYRSSEQYKNQISIVNGKKAGTDINLYKLFTEQCFNLLCLGGECGIVIPSGIYTDLGTKQLREMLFSQTKVTGLLCLENRKEVFEGVHRSFKIVVLTFVKGSITTEFPSAFMRHDVQELQTFPGEDSLQISVDMIRKLSPDSLSVMEFKNEVDIFISKKMLKFPLLGEKIEGKWNLRLKEAALSAYRNFGFTPP, encoded by the coding sequence TTGTTTTTTGAAAGCTTTGCTAAACCTGAGATTGAACGCGATTTATCTGTTCAGGAATTGGTAGGAAAGGTTAAATATCTCAATGGTGGTCTATTTCTTAAGCATCATATTGAAGAGAAATATCAAATTTCTATAGTTGATGAGGCGTTTCCACAAGTTCTAGATTTATTTGGGCGTTATTCTTGGAATCTGGATGATACGCCGGAAGGAAAAGACGACGAAATTAACCCCGATGTCTTAGGTTACATTTTTGTAAAATATATTAATCAAAAGGCTTTTGGAGCCTATTATACTAGACCACAAATTACAGAATATCTCTGTGACAGAACTATTCACAAGTTAATTGTAGACCGCGTAAATGATGCGTTATCTGATAAGTATAAGCCATTTGAGGATATCAACGAACTTTTCATTAAGCTCGATACAAATGTTTGTCGTCTATTAATGGAAGATATTCTTCCTAATTTATCAATTCTTGACCCAGCTTGTGGTTCTGGTGCTTTTCTTGTCGCAGCGATGAAGACGCTAATACAAGTTTATAGTAATGTTTTAGAACGCGGCGGTTTTGATGCGATTATTACTAATCCACCTTGGGAGATATTTAAACCACAGGCGAAAGAGTTCTTTGCACAACATAATGAACTGGTGACGAAGAACAAGATGGATATTAAAGATTTTGAGAAAGAACAGAATAAACTATTACAAAATCCAATAATTGCCAGTACTTGGTTAGAATATCAAAGTCAATATCCTTATGTCAGTGCTTATTATCGTTCATCTGAACAGTATAAAAATCAGATTTCTATTGTGAATGGTAAAAAAGCAGGTACGGATATTAATCTCTATAAGCTGTTTACAGAACAATGTTTTAATCTTTTGTGTTTAGGCGGTGAGTGTGGAATTGTAATTCCTAGTGGAATTTACACTGATTTGGGGACTAAGCAATTACGGGAGATGTTGTTTAGCCAAACTAAAGTTACTGGCTTACTTTGTCTTGAGAATCGTAAGGAAGTTTTTGAAGGTGTTCATCGCAGTTTTAAAATAGTTGTTCTTACTTTTGTTAAAGGTAGTATAACAACAGAATTTCCATCTGCGTTTATGCGTCATGATGTGCAGGAACTTCAAACATTTCCTGGTGAAGACAGCTTGCAGATTAGTGTTGATATGATACGTAAACTATCGCCTGATTCGCTATCTGTCATGGAGTTTAAGAATGAAGTAGATATTTTCATCTCTAAAAAAATGCTTAAGTTTCCTTTACTGGGCGAAAAGATTGAGGGGAAATGGAATCTGCGCTTAAAAGAAGCAGCATTGTCAGCTTACCGTAACTTTGGTTTTACCCCACCCTAA
- a CDS encoding GAF domain-containing protein — translation MQIHPHSEFNHSRDRREQGLQKLLDRLVKRIQRDELVRQTTNQLRESLQVDRVVLYYFYGQWQGQVTFESLSSQELSILGSTGPDNCFNDEYAALYLAGRVKAIADIELEPMESCHRDFLRTMQVRANLVVPILIPRGLWGLLVAHQCQAPHNWSLLDMEMMQTAAQTLATDDNILES, via the coding sequence GTGCAAATTCATCCTCACTCCGAATTTAACCATAGCCGCGATCGCCGTGAACAGGGTTTGCAAAAATTGCTCGATCGCCTTGTCAAAAGGATACAGCGGGATGAGTTAGTCCGGCAAACAACAAATCAACTCAGAGAATCGCTTCAGGTCGATCGCGTGGTGTTGTATTATTTTTACGGGCAGTGGCAAGGACAAGTAACTTTTGAATCTCTGAGTTCTCAAGAATTATCAATACTTGGTTCCACTGGCCCTGATAATTGTTTTAACGATGAGTATGCTGCTTTATACTTAGCAGGACGCGTAAAGGCGATCGCTGATATTGAATTAGAGCCAATGGAGTCTTGTCACCGAGATTTTCTCCGCACTATGCAAGTCCGCGCCAACCTCGTAGTACCAATTTTAATACCTAGAGGATTATGGGGATTATTAGTAGCACATCAGTGCCAAGCGCCTCATAATTGGTCACTATTAGATATGGAAATGATGCAAACAGCAGCGCAAACTCTAGCAACAGACGATAATATTCTCGAAAGTTAA
- a CDS encoding VOC family protein, giving the protein MKFGHTVIWVDDVVKTVEFYEKAFGLFRRTLQDHGQFIWAEIETGNTTLAFSSTSEAEKLFPGGFHPNDATQPPTLIQISFITPDVGSAYMRAIGAGAKPLDAPKSQPGGQTIARVRDINGVLVSLVSG; this is encoded by the coding sequence GTGAAATTTGGTCACACGGTAATCTGGGTAGACGATGTAGTTAAGACCGTTGAGTTTTACGAAAAAGCATTTGGTCTGTTTCGTCGCACCCTCCAAGATCATGGACAGTTTATCTGGGCTGAAATCGAAACCGGAAACACCACATTGGCTTTCTCCTCCACTAGCGAAGCAGAGAAATTATTTCCCGGTGGCTTTCATCCCAATGACGCCACACAACCGCCAACATTAATCCAAATCTCATTCATTACTCCTGATGTTGGTAGTGCTTACATGAGAGCCATAGGAGCAGGAGCAAAACCATTAGATGCCCCTAAATCTCAACCTGGGGGACAAACAATTGCCCGTGTCCGCGATATCAATGGCGTACTGGTGTCCTTGGTGAGTGGTTAG
- a CDS encoding type II toxin-antitoxin system PemK/MazF family toxin, producing the protein MVVNPYFPDRGDIVKLEFGNAQQFTADSIRGAFALQASGMSFDHIARTLNNQLQQEGREQIGYRPVLVISPIKYNRMASLVLACPITSNPKGLSFEVPLLEGMQTKGVVLADQIKTLDWRARKVKFVESVAQDLIEEVQAKLETLIL; encoded by the coding sequence TTGGTAGTTAATCCCTACTTTCCTGACAGAGGAGATATTGTCAAATTAGAATTTGGAAATGCACAGCAGTTTACGGCTGATTCGATTCGGGGTGCATTTGCTCTTCAAGCCTCAGGAATGTCATTTGATCATATTGCTAGGACACTAAACAATCAACTACAACAAGAAGGGCGTGAGCAAATAGGCTACCGCCCTGTTCTTGTTATATCTCCAATTAAATACAATCGAATGGCTTCTTTGGTTTTAGCTTGTCCTATAACTAGCAATCCAAAAGGGCTTAGTTTTGAAGTTCCTCTTCTTGAGGGAATGCAAACAAAAGGAGTTGTATTAGCTGACCAAATTAAAACACTAGATTGGAGAGCTAGAAAGGTAAAATTTGTTGAAAGTGTTGCACAAGATTTAATAGAAGAAGTACAGGCAAAGCTTGAAACATTAATTTTGTAA
- a CDS encoding AbrB/MazE/SpoVT family DNA-binding domain-containing protein — translation MTAVIAKWGNSLAIRIPRSVAEQAHITEGTAINFSVEGNSIVITPQKRKKYTLDELLEGMTPDKFHPEFDTGNTVGNEDW, via the coding sequence ATGACAGCAGTTATTGCTAAATGGGGAAACAGTTTAGCTATTCGGATTCCCAGATCGGTAGCTGAACAAGCACACATAACCGAAGGGACAGCTATAAATTTTAGTGTGGAAGGTAACAGTATTGTAATTACACCACAAAAAAGAAAAAAATATACGCTTGATGAGTTACTTGAAGGTATGACTCCTGATAAATTTCACCCTGAATTTGATACCGGCAATACTGTGGGGAATGAAGATTGGTAG
- a CDS encoding alpha/beta fold hydrolase: MLILIRVFLLVATTVYQAIACWLEDRKAPPGQMFNVGGYRLHLYIAGDARDASPTIVLDHSLGGIEGYLLVEELAKLARVCIYDRAGYGWSNHSPHPRTSNQIVTELDMLLTQAGIEPPYILIGDSFGSYNVRLYAHRFPQKVIGMVLTDGLHETGMLKMSFQLQALKLFFISGFVMSILGSILGIIRLMRICKVFEILKPELSQFPQHLLNSIKRSFCRPKHWITMSREMLNLTVSGREVSAANKFGEMPIVNIKANSFFKPSILTVFIPLRGANQLRKQMHVELLKLSTNCTQLQASKSGHFVWVDQPDVIINAVKIVLNKVDPSSSG, from the coding sequence ATGTTGATCCTAATTAGAGTTTTTCTGCTAGTTGCTACAACAGTTTATCAAGCGATCGCGTGCTGGCTTGAAGATCGAAAAGCGCCCCCTGGCCAAATGTTTAATGTAGGTGGATATCGTCTACATCTCTACATAGCAGGAGACGCTAGAGATGCTAGTCCAACAATTGTCCTAGACCACAGTTTAGGAGGAATTGAGGGCTATCTCCTAGTTGAAGAATTGGCGAAGTTAGCACGAGTATGTATCTATGACCGAGCTGGTTATGGATGGAGCAATCACAGCCCACATCCCCGAACCAGCAATCAAATTGTCACGGAATTAGATATGCTACTTACTCAAGCAGGAATTGAACCACCCTACATTTTAATAGGAGATTCCTTTGGTAGCTACAATGTACGGCTGTATGCCCATCGTTTTCCTCAGAAGGTTATTGGAATGGTACTTACAGACGGACTGCATGAGACTGGAATGCTCAAAATGTCTTTTCAGTTGCAAGCTTTGAAACTCTTTTTTATATCTGGCTTTGTGATGTCTATTCTAGGCTCGATACTTGGGATTATTCGATTAATGAGGATATGCAAAGTATTTGAGATCCTAAAACCTGAATTAAGCCAATTTCCTCAGCACTTACTTAATTCAATAAAACGTTCTTTTTGTCGTCCTAAACACTGGATTACAATGAGCCGAGAGATGTTAAATTTAACCGTTAGTGGACGTGAGGTTAGTGCAGCTAACAAGTTTGGTGAGATGCCTATAGTTAATATCAAAGCAAATTCTTTTTTCAAGCCTTCTATTTTGACTGTTTTTATTCCTCTGCGAGGCGCCAATCAATTGCGGAAACAGATGCATGTAGAGTTACTTAAGTTATCAACGAACTGTACTCAACTTCAAGCAAGTAAGAGCGGTCATTTTGTATGGGTAGATCAACCTGATGTAATTATAAATGCTGTAAAAATTGTTCTAAATAAAGTTGATCCTTCTTCTTCAGGTTAA